The following are encoded together in the Astyanax mexicanus isolate ESR-SI-001 chromosome 8, AstMex3_surface, whole genome shotgun sequence genome:
- the abcf3 gene encoding ATP-binding cassette sub-family F member 3 isoform X1 has protein sequence MATYVDILKSEFPEIDTEVFDYITGVLDSGGSDFEDGEEVFEAIGGVLQEVAAEKNEDDVRDICLQLFNTLKLSNCNSNPRQVLLDAPVQLSQISVDSAGSATNDVQGIWMVKRNQSTTVDAKKLEKAEAKLRAKHERRNEKDSQKPSNPLVLEEASASQASSKKESRVDMSGKNRSYDIRIENFDVSFGERSLLQGAELCLASGRRYGLVGRNGLGKTTLLKMLASRSLRVPAHISILHVEQEVAGDDTPALQSVLESDTVREELLTEERKLNAHIANGTADGSESVRLSEIYARLEEIEADKAPARASVILAGLGFSPKMQQQTTKEFSGGWRMRLALARALFAKPDLLLLDEPTNMLDVRAILWLENYLQTWQSTILVVSHDRNFLNAVATDIIHLHTQRLDSYRGDYENFIKTKEDRLKNQQREYEAQLQYREHIQVFIDRFRYNANRAAQVQSKLKLLEKLPELKPIDKESVVVLCFPDNFEKLSPPILQLDEVEFSYSPDIHLFTGLCVSADLESRICIVGENGAGKSTLLKLLMGDLTPISGTRHAHRNLKIGYFSQHHVDQLDLNVCSVELLLSKFPGLTEEEYRRQLGRYGISGELATRPVASLSGGQKSRVAFAQMTMPCPNFYILDEPTNHLDMETIEALAKSLNTFKGGVVLVSHDERLIRLVCKELWVCEAGRVHRIDGGFDEYKDILQEQFRREGFL, from the exons GAGTGCTAGACAGTGGTGGTTCTGATTTTGAAGATGGAGAGGAAGTGTTCGAGGCCATTGGTGGGGTTCTCCAGGAAGTAGCTGCTGAGAAAAACGAGGACGACGTCCGAGATATCTGTCTCCAGTTGTTTAATACACTTAAGTT GTCTAATTGCAACTCAAACCCGAGGCAGGTGTTGCTGGATGCTCCAGTTCAGCTGTCTCAAATCTCTGTGGATTCTG CTGGATCAGCTACTAATGATGTGCAGGGCATTTGGATGGTCAAGAGAAATCAGAGTACG ACTGTAGATGCCAAGAAGTTGGAGAAGGCGGAGGCCAAACTGAGGGCAAAGCATGAGCGGAGAAATGAAAAGGACTCCCAGAAACCCTCAAACCCACT GGTCTTGGAGGAGGCTTCTGCCAGCCAGGCTAGCAGTAAGAAGGAGAGTCGGGTGGACATGTCCGGGAAGAATCGCAGTTATGATATCCGCATAGAAAACTTTGACGTATCATTTGGGGAGAG ATCTCTGCTGCAGGGGGCGGAGCTGTGTTTGGCAAGCGGCCGCAGGTACGGCCTGGTTGGACGTAACGGTCTGGGAAAGACCACGCTGCTGAAGATGCTGGCCAGCCGCAGCCTCCGCGTGCCTGCGCACATCTCCATCCTGCACGTGGAGCAGGAAGTGGCAGGAGACGACACTCCGGCCCTCCAGAGCGTCCTGGAGAGCGACACGGTCCGAGAGGAGCTGCTCACCGAGGAGCGCAAGCTCAATGCCCACATTGCCAATGGAAC AGCGGATGGGTCTGAAAGTGTACGCCTTTCTGAAATCTATGCTAGACTGGAAGAGATTGAGGCAGACAAGGCTCCAGCAAG AGCGTCGGTTATTCTGGCAGGTTTAGGTTTTTCTCCCAAGATGCAACAGCAAACAACCAA AGAGTTTTCTGGAGGCTGGAGGATGAGATTAGCTTTAGCACGAGCTCTTTTTGCCAA GCCTGACCTTTTGTTACTTGATG AGCCCACAAACATGTTGGATGTCCGAGCCATTCTGTGGTTGGAgaattatttacaa ACATGGCAGTCGACTATCCTTGTGGTGTCTCACGACCGGAACTTCTTGAATGCTGTCGCAACCGACATCATCCATCTGCACACTCAGCGTCTAGATAGTTATCGTGGTGATTACGAGAACTTTATCAAAACAAAAGAGGATCGACTGAAGAACCAACAAAGGGAGTACGAGGCTCAGCTGCAGTATAGAGAACATATACAG GTATTCATCGACCGGTTCAGGTACAACGCCAACAGAGCTGCTCAGGTGCAGAGCAAACTAAAGCTTTTGGAGAAACT CCCTGAACTCAAACCTATTGATAAGGAATCTGTAGTTGTTTTATG TTTCCCAGATAACTTTGAGAAGCTGTCTCCACCAATCCTGCAGTTAGACGAAGTGGAGTTCTCTTACTCCCCTGACATTCATCTGTTCACAGGCCTCTGCGTTTCTGCTGACCTGGAGTCTCGAATCTGCATT GTAGGTGAAAATGGGGCTGGTAAGTCCACATTACTGAAGCTGCTAATGGGGGATCTCACGCCTATAAGTGGAACCAGACATGCCCACAG AAACCTGAAGATTGGCTATTTTAGCCAGCACCATGTAGACCAGCTGGACCTCAATGTTTGTTCGGTGGAGCTGCTGCTTAGCAAGTTTCCTG GTTTGACGGAGGAAGAATACAGACGTCAACTTGGTAGATATGGAATTAGTGGGGAGTTGGCAACCCGACCGGTAGCAAGCCTTTCAGGAGGACAGAAAAGCCGTGTGGCTTTTGCCCAGATGACCATGCCTTG CCCTAACTTTTACATCCTTGACGAGCCGACCAATCACCTGGATATGGAAACGATCGAAGCGCTTGCAAAGTCATTGAATACCTTCAAA GGAGGTGTGGTTTTGGTCTCTCACGACGAGAGGCTAATCCGACTCGTGTGTAAGGAGCTTTGGGTGTGTGAGGCTGGCCGTGTGCATCGCATTGACGGTGGCTTTGACGAGTATAAGGACATCCTGCAGGAACAGTTCCGGAGGGAAGGTTTCCTGTGA
- the abcf3 gene encoding ATP-binding cassette sub-family F member 3 isoform X2, with product MVKRNQSTTVDAKKLEKAEAKLRAKHERRNEKDSQKPSNPLVLEEASASQASSKKESRVDMSGKNRSYDIRIENFDVSFGERSLLQGAELCLASGRRYGLVGRNGLGKTTLLKMLASRSLRVPAHISILHVEQEVAGDDTPALQSVLESDTVREELLTEERKLNAHIANGTADGSESVRLSEIYARLEEIEADKAPARASVILAGLGFSPKMQQQTTKEFSGGWRMRLALARALFAKPDLLLLDEPTNMLDVRAILWLENYLQTWQSTILVVSHDRNFLNAVATDIIHLHTQRLDSYRGDYENFIKTKEDRLKNQQREYEAQLQYREHIQVFIDRFRYNANRAAQVQSKLKLLEKLPELKPIDKESVVVLCFPDNFEKLSPPILQLDEVEFSYSPDIHLFTGLCVSADLESRICIVGENGAGKSTLLKLLMGDLTPISGTRHAHRNLKIGYFSQHHVDQLDLNVCSVELLLSKFPGLTEEEYRRQLGRYGISGELATRPVASLSGGQKSRVAFAQMTMPCPNFYILDEPTNHLDMETIEALAKSLNTFKGGVVLVSHDERLIRLVCKELWVCEAGRVHRIDGGFDEYKDILQEQFRREGFL from the exons ATGGTCAAGAGAAATCAGAGTACG ACTGTAGATGCCAAGAAGTTGGAGAAGGCGGAGGCCAAACTGAGGGCAAAGCATGAGCGGAGAAATGAAAAGGACTCCCAGAAACCCTCAAACCCACT GGTCTTGGAGGAGGCTTCTGCCAGCCAGGCTAGCAGTAAGAAGGAGAGTCGGGTGGACATGTCCGGGAAGAATCGCAGTTATGATATCCGCATAGAAAACTTTGACGTATCATTTGGGGAGAG ATCTCTGCTGCAGGGGGCGGAGCTGTGTTTGGCAAGCGGCCGCAGGTACGGCCTGGTTGGACGTAACGGTCTGGGAAAGACCACGCTGCTGAAGATGCTGGCCAGCCGCAGCCTCCGCGTGCCTGCGCACATCTCCATCCTGCACGTGGAGCAGGAAGTGGCAGGAGACGACACTCCGGCCCTCCAGAGCGTCCTGGAGAGCGACACGGTCCGAGAGGAGCTGCTCACCGAGGAGCGCAAGCTCAATGCCCACATTGCCAATGGAAC AGCGGATGGGTCTGAAAGTGTACGCCTTTCTGAAATCTATGCTAGACTGGAAGAGATTGAGGCAGACAAGGCTCCAGCAAG AGCGTCGGTTATTCTGGCAGGTTTAGGTTTTTCTCCCAAGATGCAACAGCAAACAACCAA AGAGTTTTCTGGAGGCTGGAGGATGAGATTAGCTTTAGCACGAGCTCTTTTTGCCAA GCCTGACCTTTTGTTACTTGATG AGCCCACAAACATGTTGGATGTCCGAGCCATTCTGTGGTTGGAgaattatttacaa ACATGGCAGTCGACTATCCTTGTGGTGTCTCACGACCGGAACTTCTTGAATGCTGTCGCAACCGACATCATCCATCTGCACACTCAGCGTCTAGATAGTTATCGTGGTGATTACGAGAACTTTATCAAAACAAAAGAGGATCGACTGAAGAACCAACAAAGGGAGTACGAGGCTCAGCTGCAGTATAGAGAACATATACAG GTATTCATCGACCGGTTCAGGTACAACGCCAACAGAGCTGCTCAGGTGCAGAGCAAACTAAAGCTTTTGGAGAAACT CCCTGAACTCAAACCTATTGATAAGGAATCTGTAGTTGTTTTATG TTTCCCAGATAACTTTGAGAAGCTGTCTCCACCAATCCTGCAGTTAGACGAAGTGGAGTTCTCTTACTCCCCTGACATTCATCTGTTCACAGGCCTCTGCGTTTCTGCTGACCTGGAGTCTCGAATCTGCATT GTAGGTGAAAATGGGGCTGGTAAGTCCACATTACTGAAGCTGCTAATGGGGGATCTCACGCCTATAAGTGGAACCAGACATGCCCACAG AAACCTGAAGATTGGCTATTTTAGCCAGCACCATGTAGACCAGCTGGACCTCAATGTTTGTTCGGTGGAGCTGCTGCTTAGCAAGTTTCCTG GTTTGACGGAGGAAGAATACAGACGTCAACTTGGTAGATATGGAATTAGTGGGGAGTTGGCAACCCGACCGGTAGCAAGCCTTTCAGGAGGACAGAAAAGCCGTGTGGCTTTTGCCCAGATGACCATGCCTTG CCCTAACTTTTACATCCTTGACGAGCCGACCAATCACCTGGATATGGAAACGATCGAAGCGCTTGCAAAGTCATTGAATACCTTCAAA GGAGGTGTGGTTTTGGTCTCTCACGACGAGAGGCTAATCCGACTCGTGTGTAAGGAGCTTTGGGTGTGTGAGGCTGGCCGTGTGCATCGCATTGACGGTGGCTTTGACGAGTATAAGGACATCCTGCAGGAACAGTTCCGGAGGGAAGGTTTCCTGTGA